The Plasmodium brasilianum strain Bolivian I chromosome 11, whole genome shotgun sequence nucleotide sequence gtCAACGATTCGATGATAAGAAAAAGTATGATTCCCCTTTGTCCAATGAAAATCAAAGAAGTATATTCGATAGGAGGAAAAATGATACTAATGCAAAGTATGACGAAAAACATACTAGTAGTACATATAGCACGTACAATAACCATAAACAAAGGGAAAGAACTGCTAATAATGGGTATTATTACTACAACAATGACAAGAGAAGAAACAGTAACGAAACGGATAGAAACAACTACGTGTATGGAGAACACGAGGAACATGAAAAATTTGTTATCCCAAAATTGACTGATCAGAAGGACAGGCATAATGTATCCCTCACCTccatacataataaaaaagaacatatattCAGAAGGGAAGAGGAGGAGAGGGAGAAGGACGAGAAGGAGAATAGCGGTTCCTCCTACCACAAGATTTACACTAAAGACAGAAATTACGATAGTCATTATATGGGGGAGAAGCATCTTAGTAGtcataataatagcaatgaCAATCGTCATTATGGTAGCAAGCCCAGTGGTTGGGATATGAATAATACTTACAAAAAGAAGGAAGAAAATTTGTtcaaaaaagataaatatgatgaagttaatagaaaatatagcaaaaaaaaagatcatACGGATGAAGAGTACACTGATTTAAAATATCAAGACAAGAATAAGGGGGGTTCCTTATTTTCGAATTAtgatgaagaaaatgaaagaGAAAGGAACAAGGATTATAGTAGAAGAAAGGATAAAAATTACGCACAGGAAGAAGGTAGGGATGGcagaaaagaagaaacaaACAATGGATATGAAGagggaaataataatagaggAGGTAGTAATAGGGGGAGAAGTAATTGGGATAACGATCAAGAATATCTTAGCTGGCTAGTTGCAGGTGTAATGATAAAGGTAATTACCCCGGGGCCATTTTACAATGAAATAGGAAGGATTAAAGaggttataaaaaaaaatacatacactattttaaaaattgaaacGGACAAAACTTCATTTAGTATCGTTTCTGATGCGGTTGTTCCATTAAAACCGAGTAAAAAAGGTGAGGAGGTTATAATTGTAGATTTAGAAAAAGTTATCGAGGGGTCAGTCATagatatacaaaataatgaagtTCAAGTGAATGTTCCCCATGGGAATGTAACATATGCCCTTCAGAAGGTTTTCatgtataaaaagaattttgcATAATTCTCAACGGTGCTTATATTAcatgtaagtatatatgtgtattatatgtgtatacatatgtatatgcgcgAATGTGTAAAAGTAATACTAAAGGGTActgatgaaaaaaagaaaacggAACTATGACATATCTTCATTTGCACCAACAGGAAAGCTATTCCTCGAAATGAATGTTGAAGTGAAAATAGGGGTTTGCAAATTTCAGCAAAAACGGTAAACTGTGCATGCGTATGtgtacattcatatatattaacatttgcATATAGTTGCACGAGCGTAGAGAAATagtgaaataatatttattacataataaatttatcattttttttcgcaCACACACGCTCATGCCAAGtttgcataatttttaatgtatgcattttattttgttttattttcacatgtatttattattttccctATCAAACTGAtgaatgttattttttttgggtattatatgcatatatacatacatatacttacatgtacttacatatacatgcttatacctacatatacctacatatacatgcttatacctacatatacatgcttatacctacatatacctacatatacatacatatacctacatatacatacatatacctacatatacatacatatacctacatatacatacatatacctacatatacatacatatacctacatatacatacaatattTGTATACCATGTTCTACTGCATAGTGAAATGATAAAACATTTTacgcaaaaatatatatgcatatatgtatatacaaactttttttaaaataaaaacttataACTGATGAGTTAAATTTACGTTAAAAAGGAAGGCGCAAAAGGGTTAGATGCCCACGTTTAcccccatatatatatatatatatataatatatatatatatatatatatatatatatagatagatagatagatagatatttAGATATTTAGATAGATAGGGAGATAATAgataaagtatatatatagatttattgatctatacatatatattatgtatgcaCACAGTTTTTCCACGAATGAAGAAAAATGCAAAGTTCCGCTAAACACAGTAAAATTGTGGCTGTAATAATTCGATTTACttcatcattattttaagtcaagtaaaatttatgtaatacTTCAATTATTTTCAACGTTTTTAAAGTggatttaaattttataattttaattataactgTTACActatatcaataaaaaaaaaaaaaaaaatttgagaCCGATGGGGTGGGGaaaattaatgtaataattttctgTATAAAATGTGGttactatttaaaaaaaaaaaagtttaattgtaattctaatatatttttcttgaacaacatttacatatacgcatatagTACAAGGTAGAGAATATATACGGACTATTTTACTCGTGTGTAGCAGTATATGATGTGTAAGCGATAAAAGTGTagttatgtgtatatacacatgctGCACAACTCGGTACACGTAAGGACAAACAtgcgcattttttttttgttttttgtatatttttcgcTCCCTTGCTTCTTCCATTTCTTGCTTCTGCTCTTCATCACTCTTCCCATTCTTCATGCCTCCCATTCGTGAAAGCTTTTACCCCTATGTGTTCTATAACCCCACTGGAACGGGTACACAGCGGGAAAGGGCgcatatttcattttaactttgtttttataaatgtcaACACCTTTTGAACAATATGATTCGACGTGATACCCAGATGCTCCCATATTTTATCTTTAGGTGCTGAATAGCCAAACTGATTAATACCTATGTAGACGTTAAAATAAGTATCGAACCCATGAGTAGATGCTGGTTCAATATAAAACCTAACTATATTAGGATTATTATGCATCATAACATGGTGTTTATATTCTTCTGTTTGTTTTTGAAACAAGGTCCAAGAGGGAAAACTAACAAGTCGAACATTTAAATTGTGTtcatttgttaaaatattttttgcatCAACACATAACTGTAATTCAGATCCACAACCACTTATGATAACTTTTTGTTTATCATTTGAATCATCAAAATcttctaatatatatgcaccttttaatacattttctGCTGATgtgttttttatatgtggTACTTTATTTCTACATAATGCTATAACAGTTGGACCCATAGAATTTGTAAAATGACTTAGATATGCACCTGATACTTCGTTTCCATCTGCTGGTCTAATTATATTCAAATTTGGGGTTGATCTAAGTAAGGATAAAACTTCAATAGGCTGATGTGTAGGTCCATCTTCTCCTAACTCAACAGAATCATGTGTAgcaatacataatatatgataatttgACAATGCTGATAATCTTAAAGCACCAAATGCATATGTGTAAAAGTTAAGAAAAGTACCACAAAAAGGTTTGAACCCtccatatgaatatattccATTTGTAATTGCAACCATTCCATGTTCTCTTACACCatatctaatatatttatttgcaaAAGAATTTTTCGTTATATCCTTTTCATCTTTTAATGATGTACAGTTCGATTCTGATAAATCTGCACTTCCTCCTATTAATTCaggtaatattttatttaaactaTTTAAAACAACACCTGACAAATTTCTTGTAGCACCTGGTGAATCCATAGTTGTATATTTAGGTAATACTTCTTTCCAACCATACGGTAATTCATTTTGAAATCTTCTTAAAATTTCCTGACCTACTTCAGGAtattttaaagtaaaatcatcaaacatttttttccatttcatataattctcttttttcttttctattacatttttataaaatttttttacttcatcTGAGAtgtaaaatttcttttctgGATCTAAACCAAAAAATTTCTtagcattttttatatcttcttcttttaatgCTAAACCATGAGATTTACATGTTCCTTCAACTTTTGTTCCAAAACCACAAGTTGTTTGAACTATGATTAAAGATGgttgttttaaattttttttacattcttctatttgatgtaaaattttttgaaaatccGTATTTCCATCACTTACTCTTTTAACTTCCCAATTTAATGCTTCAAATTTCTTTTGAATATCTTCCGTAAAAGATAATTCTGTATTTCCAtctattgttattttattgtcATCATATAGTAGTATTAGTCTACCTAATCCTAGATGACCTGCAAGAGAAGCTGCTTCACAAAAAACGCCTTCTTGCATACATCCATCTCCACATATAGCATAAACATAATTATCAAAAAGTTTATGTTCTTttgtgttatatttttctgcTAAATTATGAGCACATATTGCCATTCCAACTGCGTTTGCTGCACCTTGCCCTAATGGTCCTGTTGTTACTTCTACTCCTTTGGTAATATGCCTTTCTGGATGACCTGGGGTTAAACTTTCTAATTgtctaaaattttttaagtctTCCATAGTTAATCCTTGTTCTGTCAAATATAACATTGTATATAACAGTGCACTAGCATGTCCATTCGATAAAACAAACCTGTCTCGGTTAATCCATTTCGTATCTTCATTGTAATAATTCATTACATATGCCCATAAAATATGGGCTATAGGTGCACAACCGATAGGAGCTCCCTGATGGCCACTATTAGCTTGTAGAGGCAATTCGGCCGATAACATGCGAATTTCGTTGATGCATTTTTTGTCTAGTTCGACATTCATGATGATCATACAGTTATGGTTTTATTACTACTGTTTGGGTTACGCAATAGgtgtgcaaaaaaaattttactacCTTTTCCTTATAATACttttagttattttattttattatatcttattttatcttattttaccttattttatcttattttaccttattatatcttattttaccttattttatcttattttaccttattttatcttattttaccttattatatcttattttaccttatattatcttattttattttatcgaagtttttttttttttttttttttaactttgtACTCTCCTATTTTTGAACAGTGGAAACTGttataacttaaaaaattaaaacttaaACAAACACagtgaaaattaaaaaaaaaaaacccagtagttaaaaatatatcgtatatgtagatatatatatattaaattaattttttatacaaacGTTTCTAtggttttaaaaaaaaattgtaaataatcGTAAATGTTTTTAGCTTTATATCTTATATCTTCACATGTATTACTCTGCAATTCGCtgaaaaggggaaaaaaaattattattgtaaaagTGGGTTAACTACATGTAtgttattttcttttttttctttaattatacatatttatttatgcataagtatatttatatatttattcatacatatatatatatatacttgatatatattttatttatttatttattattctgttaacggttgtataatatatcatttcatgtatttatatattcttgagttctttttttaatatggtCATTAtgatatttcataaaaaaaacaaaaaagctTGCATGGTCatgtaaaaaaacaaaaaacaattcTTAAATTATGCAACAGTAACAGCGTGAACATACATACCACAGGAAATAGtacgcatgtatatataatataaatataaaatgtaggtgtatattcaaatatacatattgcAACATTTTCGTagtaacataatatatataaatgtatacaataTTTCGTTCATATATGTCAAAAAGGGAGAGGAAAAAATGTAGTCacttgaaaagaaaaattatgtcGTGTTGacacgtataaatatatatatatttatatatatatatttatatatatatatatatatgcatatgcatatggCATGGAAAACATATTCGCAAAAAGTTAAATAACAGCTCATTgtataataacatattaaaaatgactgttatgaatacataatacaacttgtaaaaataaataaaaaaatataacgatATATAGAGATTTAAAATATTggtgtattatttattac carries:
- a CDS encoding transketolase, which codes for MNVELDKKCINEIRMLSAELPLQANSGHQGAPIGCAPIAHILWAYVMNYYNEDTKWINRDRFVLSNGHASALLYTMLYLTEQGLTMEDLKNFRQLESLTPGHPERHITKGVEVTTGPLGQGAANAVGMAICAHNLAEKYNTKEHKLFDNYVYAICGDGCMQEGVFCEAASLAGHLGLGRLILLYDDNKITIDGNTELSFTEDIQKKFEALNWEVKRVSDGNTDFQKILHQIEECKKNLKQPSLIIVQTTCGFGTKVEGTCKSHGLALKEEDIKNAKKFFGLDPEKKFYISDEVKKFYKNVIEKKKENYMKWKKMFDDFTLKYPEVGQEILRRFQNELPYGWKEVLPKYTTMDSPGATRNLSGVVLNSLNKILPELIGGSADLSESNCTSLKDEKDITKNSFANKYIRYGVREHGMVAITNGIYSYGGFKPFCGTFLNFYTYAFGALRLSALSNYHILCIATHDSVELGEDGPTHQPIEVLSLLRSTPNLNIIRPADGNEVSGAYLSHFTNSMGPTVIALCRNKVPHIKNTSAENVLKGAYILEDFDDSNDKQKVIISGCGSELQLCVDAKNILTNEHNLNVRLVSFPSWTLFQKQTEEYKHHVMMHNNPNIVRFYIEPASTHGFDTYFNVYIGINQFGYSAPKDKIWEHLGITSNHIVQKVLTFIKTKLK